GTCCTCCAAAACCGAGTATGACACCATCACAACTATGATGCTCTAACTCCTTACAATCTTTTGATGGACCAAAGCTACACTCTAAAAGGAGCAAGGCACATGGCAGTTGTCAGTACGTCACCACATCTGGTGACCAAACACCCCACTAAATTTCATGTTCGAATCAATTCCAAGTGACAACAAATTTCATTTGACATTTAATGGTAtgcctgactctgaccctaaaatAATCAACAGTTTGTGTTTATAATTTGTGCTATTTTAAAACATACCACCCAAGGCTGTTTGAGGTAAGGtgcaggaagggaggggagaaacaGTAAAGAAGTTAGCCGCATCAACACATAACCCAGGGAGATGGAGGAAGATGGCTGCCTGCCTAGATCATCCCAAGCTACGGCTCCCGGGGATGCCAGAGGGCCAGAAGCAGCTTCCCGAATAATATTTATGCACATATGTACCCAATATCCTAGACCACAGGGATGAATCACAATTCAATTCTCCATTATTCCCCTTTAATTAACAATTAGATTTCCAAATCACTGTTCTGTTCCATATTTTTCCATACCTGTATGATGCCAAgccaaaagaaaatcaaatttcaaTGGCTTCTTTTCTTTGAAGGACCAAGATATTCTTTCATACTTCTTAGAATTCAGGTTAAAGGATAAATCCATCAAATcaatggaaacaacttaaaaaatggaaagagaaataaacagttCATTCATATATACACAGCCTACACTGTGGAAAAAGGGCTGTAATCAAAAGCATCCgaatttttggaaattttacaaatagcaaaaattattttgtttgtgcAGTCCTTTGGTTTACGAAATCAAAACACTGCCTCTCCTGGGCATTTCTAGCTGTTTTAAGTTCATACTTTTCTGAGGTCAAAGCCCAAGGGCAGAGGTCCCTGGAAGGTCAACCCTAATCTACCTATGGTTGTGACAGCTTCAGTCGTTCATGTTCAAGCTGGACACGATCAGCAGAACCGTAGCTCTTCACTCACAGGGGTATCTCTACTAGTATTCATAAAAACTTGACAAAAGTAAATTCTTTATTAAGAATAAgctgtagggatgcctgggtggctcagttggttaagcagctgccttcggctcaggtcatgatcccagcgtcctgggatcgagtcccacatcaggctccttgcttggcggggagcctgcttctccctctgcctctgcctgcctgtgcttgctcttgcttctctctctatgacaaataaaatctttaaaaaaaaaaaaaaagaataagctgtAGACTCTTATCTTGGGTTCATTACTTTGATTTTTAACCCCCCAAATATATGAATTTAATGGACCATTCCAATTCTGTGATCCGTATTAGAGGCAGCCCACAgccaaagagaaacagaagagcgATCTTATTCCTTCCAAAGCTCAACCGAGAGCCCCATGGGGCAGAAGTTCTAAAGACAAGAAAAGGCCATATTCCTTCTGAACAAAGAGAAGAGCGGCAAttcaaacatttaaatttaaattgctaCAGGAAGATTACTGACTTGTTGGAAACTGATAGGAGCATAATACTTACTAAATTTCATGACTTTTCTGCCAGAATACTTAGATGGACGACCTTGAAGACCAGTTTCTTCATAAGTATCTTTATCCAGTGATAAAATTAATTTCCCTGTAAATCAAATAATCCTCATAAAAGAGATAATAAGGTATGACGTATTCTCTTACTAAAAGAAAGCAAAGTCAATCGAGCCATTAAATATGAGGATAATAAACTGCACACAAGAATCGTCTTTACGATACAGGGAGATTACTTATACATACATCCTATTTATGTAcaagaatatttttaacatattatacATACAAGGATATTATTTATGACAGTGAAAACAGAAATtatctaaatttttattaaagaacaaATAGTTAAACAAACCATGGTATACCTCTTCACTAGAATAGcttcaaagtattaaaaaaagtcAGTCAGAACTATTTGCCCTGATATGGAAAGATGTCTGTGACatattaagaaaacagaaaattgagAAACGGTGTAGTACAATgtgatttatgtttaaaaaaaaaacaaaaacccagaggcacctgggtggctcagtggggtaaggctctgcctttggctcaggtcatgatttcaggatcctagccaggcatcaggctctctgctcagcagggagcctgcttcccccccactccctgcctgcctctctgcctacttgtgatctctctctctctgtgtcaaataaataaaatctttgaaaaaaaaaataagctttatgtgtgtttttaaatttttagaaaatgtcaagaaaaataaaaaccaacctGTTAAAAACAGTTCATTCTAAGAAGGGGTGTGAGTGAATCATCTGGagatttgactttttaaattttttttttaaacagtatttcttttaaaattaaagaaagaaaaaatgagtgtTGTTACCGTTTGGCAGGAGGGCAACAGTATTATCTTCATCAATATTTGTATTGTATGTTAGTGCATAGAATGAACCTGTAAGAGAAAGCCCAgacaagaaattaagaaagaaagaaaaaaaaaaaaaatcacacctgcAAAAAGTTAGTGGCTTCTCTTCACCTGATAACGTATCTTCCAGGTGAGTAAGGGTCAATATCCACCACGGCTCCATCTCCCTCAATAAACCTAAaacctggggcgtctgggtggctcagatggttaagtgcctgcctttggctcaggtcgtgatcccagggccccgggatcaagctccatgttgggctctctgctcagtggggaggctgcttctccctctccccgctcgTGTTCtcgctctcaaatgaataaataacatctataaataaataaataaccctaaAACCTGCCAAGGCTGAGCTGGAGGACACAGAGGCCACCCTCCAGCTAGTTCATACCGCCACCCAGGGCCTATTTGTGCCAGGTGACTACCATCAAGCAGGAAATGGACTCGGGGTGCAGTGTGTGTCTCTGGGGGTCTAGCAGAGAGGCACAAAGCAGAATACTAGGTGAGTGCACGCGCCTGAGAGGAAGACTTCCAGGTAAAGATTCAAAATGTGCCATGACCTCGTGTGAGGTTAGGAAAGCCACTCAGTCTCGGtgaacctcagttttcctcatctgtaaaatggggatcacaGGCCTAACTCACAGAGCTGTTGCAAGAGTTCAACTGGTTAAGACATGTGAAAGGGTTCCTAACAGCCAGAGGCCGCATTATTAACAAAGTAGCACCCAACTTCAAAACAGATGAAAGGAATGAAGTTGACGGGACCAAAGACAACACGGCCAGCTGCCCCCGAAAGAGAGGGACTGCAAGTAACTGGATTGTTCACAGCTCCCTGCAGAAGACGAACGTGGGGCCTACAGCAAGAGAAGGGGCGTGCTTACTTTTAAGTTTAGTGACTTACGTAGTGAGGGGGGAAATCCCTAAAGACAGTCTGAAATAGAGTTTCAAACAAGTGCTCCCTAGGAAACAAGGGGAACAAAGCAAGCAACCCAGCAGATACGAATGGAAATGGGGTGAGCAGAGAGCGTCAGAGCCACAAACGAAGCAGGAGACAGGGCACCATAAGGAGCACACCGCCTGGTGACCAGCTGCTATGACAGCATCAGGAGATGAACCTTTCCAGACAGCTGAGTGGGGACTGCTGGGAACACAGCCGTCTTGTGGCCACGCACTGGACAGCCGTGTATGCAAACACAGCTTCCaaggctctctcctctccctgaatCCTTGTTTTAAGACGAGGGATACCTTTAAGTTACAACCTCCCTGAGCCACACTCATGGGCAAGTGTTATCAGAAAGCACCACTTAAAGAGAGcgggagagggcacctgggtggctcagtgggttagagcctctgccttcagctcaggtcatgatctcagggtcctgggatggagccctgcatcgggctctctgcttggtgatgagcctgcttcctcctctctctctctctgcctgcctctctgcctacttgtgatctctgtctgtcaaatatataaataaaatcttaaaaaaataaaaataaaaataaagagagcaggagagaaagtAGGGGGAGGATACTGAGGGAGGGCGAATGATGCCTACACTTGACCACACAGACTATCTCTAGGGAGCCCTACTTGGAGCCCTAGGATCGTGATGTGATCTGACTATACTTCTTCCTCACCTTACCACATTCAGAGACACGACAAGGTTTTTCTTACCTTTCTTCACAAAGGAGTGGATGAATTCGTGTGTAATTAACTCATGCAGAGGTAAGTTCTTCACAAAGTAATAAGGTCCAGTTTCCATGACtagatttttcagttcttttgacaGTATCCCACATTCAGGAATCAGAAATGAAACCTATTGGAATGTGTAACATAAGCCAGTCTTATTTTCATGTAGACCAGGCTCCAGCTTTTAAGGATGCTATAACAAATGAAGGCTGTGAAGTTTCCCCCACAGGTTTctataaaacttttctttttttaagattttatttctttatttgacagagatcacaagcaggcagagaggcaagcagagagtgaagagaaggaaggagactccccgctgagcagaaagcccaatagggtgcttgatcccaggaccctgagatcatgacctgagctgaaggcagaggctttaacccactaagccacccaggcgcccctctataagACTTTTAAGTTGATTTACCAGtctcaggaaaagagaaatctgaCAATTCATGTTCTGTATTCAAACATTATAGGAAAGctaaagaagcaaaaaataaaaaaaattttaaaataatttaaaaattaatggaaagcTCTTGTTTGCACTTCACCTTTTGCAAATAAACCATATGTTTTATATCCTGTCCACTGCTCTAAAATTGACTTTTAGGGAAATACGGTATAATGGAATGTCCTTAGATTTGTTTAACCTGGTACCAGGCTGAAATCAAAGGGACTGTCCCTTAGGGCACAAGGAAATCAGGGACAGCAAGAGGCTCCTCGGACGCAGAAGTGGTCGGTGCTGTTTCTATTTTCTCGACAGAAAAATTCAACAGATCAGCGTGGGCAAGATAAGATACACACCAGACTGCTGCCTGGGATGAGCTTTCCATCTAAAGCAAAGATGTTAAACCTGAACGGTTTCCAGGGTTACCCACGTGCTCCCCGCCTTGCAAAGCACTCTCCGGAAGCTCACACACCAGTCTGTTCTGAGGTACCCGCGTCCCCACCTGCGCCTCTGAGAAACTGCCACGCCAGTCAGGCTTGGGTGGAGGGAGATGGGGCTGATGAATCTCAGGTGTAAGAGGCTTACACCGTCTCCAGGTTGAGTTTTGGGAGACCTCGCCACTTCAGTGGGCCGGTGAAACCGAGCCATAGGAGACTTGACTGCCGTCTGGTTATTCTCCTCTTCTCTCGCCGGATGGTAGATTATTAACCTCACCGGCGCCTCAGCTTACACCAAGCGCCCCCACGAGGACGCCACTTTGACGAAGCACCGGCCGACGTCAGCTCCCGGCAAAGCTCTGAAGTTGCGCTTGCAAGCAGGGCCACCGCCGCGCATTTCTACCAAAGCTGCCGAGCTGGCGCGCTTCGGCTGGGAACCACAGAAGACAGCAGGCGAAGTGGAAACTTTGCCAGCCCTAAACCTAGCTCCCCTAAATGGTTTAGGAAAGCACGTGCTTCCGGGGTCTCTGCTGGCAAGACGCTCCCacgaggagagaaagaatcaaggGGGGGGGCACCGAGTCCGGCTCCGATTTTCCGCCGACCCGCGGGTCCACGTCGCACCCATCACTCGCTCTATAACTCCCAGGGTCGGCCCCCACTTCTCACTTCCCAACCGGAAAAGCGCTCCACCAGCGGCAGGATCAAAGTCACAGCAGCGGTTTGGTATCCGCCGGAGGCTCGccgcccagcccctccccacagaGGAGAGgacctgcccccgcccccggcgcATCCTGGGAGTTGTAGTCCTGCAGCTCCGCAAGCGACCAGCTCGGAGCAGTGACGAGATTACAATTCCCAATATGCCTGGCGAGGAGCCCcgccccactgagcggggagggCGGGCCCGCGGCTCCACCGAACGGGACCTTCCCCAAACCTCTCCAGCTCCCGGAGATGAAGCGATGCATGAGAGGCCCACAGAGGCCGAACTCACCCTGTAGTTGTGATAGTGCGTCTCCACAAGATGCCGGTGGCGCGACTTGTCATGGCCGAAGTTGGATTTCTCGCAGACCAGCAAGTGCCGGGGGACTTCTCGCAGCCGGCGCAGAGTGGCCATGCTCTCTCCCTGGCTCCGGCTCTGGGCGAGCTCGgcgcgcccctccccgcccctcgtCCCGCCCCTCGTCCCGCCCCGCGAGCATGCGCAGTGCGGCCGCGCCGAGCAGTTTGAGGTGGCCCGGGCTCTTGCTCTGGCCAGAGGTGAGGCGAGCCTTTGGTTTAGAAGCGGTAGCAGAAGCCTGCCATCGGTACCTGAAACCGCATATTCATTACCTAAAATGGAAATACCTGGCACCTGGAAACCTGGAACTTGCCTTTTCAAACCCATCTTTCTCGCCTTGCCCTCCCTTGCTGCTGTCTCTTGCAGTAAATCCTTCTTCTGGTCCTTCCCAAAAGAGTAAGGAACTCTGTGCAGGAAGAGAATACAGTTTCTGTTGTCCGCCCTACAAGGACTAAGGCTCCTTCGGAACCACTTTAAGATCCCTTCTTAAAAGTCCCATCCGAACGGTTACTGGGGGTTGCAGTGAGAATtcatttttccataatttttctgATCAGGGACTGCGTTAGTGCGTGCATCTCAAACTGGAGTGTGCACAGACCCAGTTCTGGGCAGCATGGATGCGAAACAGCAGACTGTAGCACAACTTTCTGGAACACCAATTTAACTATAAGAGTTGAAATAACCAAAGTTAAGTAATTTATAAGGTAagcatttaagaattttttttttaagaatttatttatttatttgacagagagagatcacaagtagacagaaaggcaggcagagagtgagagagaggggagcagtctccctgctgagcagagagcccgacgcgggactcgatcctaggaccccgagatcatgacccaagccgaaggcagtggcttaacccactgagccacccaggcaccctgcatttaagaattttaaactgagttggggcgcctgggtggctcagtgggttaagccgctgccttcggctcaggtcatgatcccaggatcctgggatcgagtcccgcatcgggatctctgctcagcggggagcctgcttcctcctctctctctctgcctgcctctctgcctacttgtgatctctctctgtcaaataaataaataaattctttaaaaaaaaaaaaaaaagaattttaaactgAGACAAGGCTGGGAAGTCTTCTGCCAGGTAATGTCAGTCACCTGTGCCTGGAATGTCAGCCTTTCTctgagaaaactaagaaaaacatatttcccgttattttaaatgggaaaaattataaGAAGTAGGTCAATTGAAAATTTCTTCCGATTTTCTAAATCACAGTATGGTATCTAGATATGTTACAGCTGTCATATTAGGATATAAAATGCTAAAACATTACTCCTTGGTAACCTCAACCTGAAGTAGCAGTGGCCTCTCTTAGATGATCATCAGATGTGTACACCTTTGCTAATACTCCAAATTTTGGAAAGTGACTGGTGTGATTTTATGGCCTACTGATTGCATTTGGAACCAATGTAAAGGTTTTCTTGCAAGCCATTTCATTTAAAGTGTTTTAttaagggagcacctgggtggctcagtgggttgagcctctgccttcggctcaggttatgatctcagggtcctgggatcgagtcctgcatcaggctctctgctcagcagggagcctgcttccctcctctctctctctctctctgcctgcttgtgatctctctgtcaaataaataaaatctttaaaaaaatgttttattaaatagTTCTGAAAACTCAATATAAATTATATCAGCTGAAAACACACAGGTGACCAGCCACTAGACAGTTTGGGCATTTCTAACTCAAGTGTCTTCAAGGGAGAACAGTACTTGAGGATATGTTCTGGGGTCGGGTGTGCCTGTATTATGAAACAGAAGgcaaaaatctcatttattttaaagactaacGCTGTAACTTCAAGTAAATTTGGGACTTAAGACCTTTCAGCCTACCCCCACGGTGTTTTGGAGTTCTGTGTGTAATGAACCATTCATTTCTCCTTGCCTGCTGGGTCATTTCTATCAGTATACACACATGCCTTAATGTTGTGCATTAAGCAGAACACCTCTTTTGTCCCTGAATTCCTCTTCATTCTCATCATTGTGTTTCTCTGCTCAATTAGAGCCTCCTCTCTGCACATTGTCTCCTGAGCCCATTCTGTTCCAGCTTTCCTCTGCACTACTTCACTGACTTGACTTTTCCCAAGGTCACCAATGATTTCCATTTTTGCCAAATTTGAGGCCAAGTTTCTGTTCTTATCTCTGTCTTTTAGATGCACTTGATACAGATGATACAGTTGAATGCTTCTTCCTTTGTATTAactatatcttcttttttctgtattcttataCTCCAGTGCTCTGGCATCTGGGGCCTCACTGACCAGGGTGAGGCTGCCCCTTCCAGGGTTAGCTAATTCCTAAAGATAGCAAATCACTTGTGCAGTGAGCATGCCTTTCATTCGCAAACCAACTAATCTGGAGTTGACACCCTGAGATACCTCTTCTGTGAATTGTCACACTCTTCCCCTGTCCTAATAACCCCAGGGCCGGGTACTAGATAACTGGGGATAGTCTACATTCCAAAGCCTACAGAAATTCTTCAAATCAGCCAATCCTAAACAGACCTGCCTCACCCATCCCTTCCCATAATAAAAGCTTTGAGGGATACCCTCCCCTCACTCCCCCTGCCTCCTGACCAAGCCAGATGCACTTACCTTCCTGTGGTCACTCTGCGTGGCCTGCCGTTCCTCCCGATTCTAGGGAACTGTAAGTAAAAACTTCATCCTTTAGGACAGTCATTTGCCATACCTGCTACAACAAATCCCTGGGTACGTGTGAAAACGTTCCTTGAAACACTTACCTCTGGAGTTTTGAGCACctccctgctcctgggctccCTCCCGTCTGACTCtaccttcctccccctcctctagATCTCTGGTGATCCTTACCCTCCACCAGTCTCCCGCC
This genomic interval from Neovison vison isolate M4711 chromosome 1, ASM_NN_V1, whole genome shotgun sequence contains the following:
- the RPP40 gene encoding ribonuclease P protein subunit p40 isoform X1, which encodes MATLRRLREVPRHLLVCEKSNFGHDKSRHRHLVETHYHNYRVSFLIPECGILSKELKNLVMETGPYYFVKNLPLHELITHEFIHSFVKKGSFYALTYNTNIDEDNTVALLPNGKLILSLDKDTYEETGLQGRPSKYSGRKVMKFIVSIDLMDLSFNLNSKKYERISWSFKEKKPLKFDFLLAWHHTGTEESTVMSHFSSYRIQEHQPKIALSTVTELQCPVLRSSALQGEPEAACSAPELLDWLGAVFSHTELNNEPHNFISTYCCPQPSTVVAKAYLCTITGFILPEKICLLLEQLRHYFDEPKLAPWVTLSVQGFADSPVSWRENEHGFRKGGEHLYNFVIFNNQDYWLQMAVGANDDCPP
- the RPP40 gene encoding ribonuclease P protein subunit p40 isoform X2, whose translation is MATLRRLREVPRHLLVCEKSNFGHDKSRHRHLVETHYHNYRVSFLIPECGILSKELKNLVMETGPYYFVKNLPLHELITHEFIHSFVKKGSFYALTYNTNIDEDNTVALLPNGKLILSLDKDTYEETGLQGRPSKYSGRKVMKFIVSIDLMDLSFNLNSKKYERISWSFKEKKPLKFDFLLAWHHTEESTVMSHFSSYRIQEHQPKIALSTVTELQCPVLRSSALQGEPEAACSAPELLDWLGAVFSHTELNNEPHNFISTYCCPQPSTVVAKAYLCTITGFILPEKICLLLEQLRHYFDEPKLAPWVTLSVQGFADSPVSWRENEHGFRKGGEHLYNFVIFNNQDYWLQMAVGANDDCPP